The sequence tatttaaaaaactgtataGAAATCACCACTCTCCCATCATTCAGTGCATCTGGCCTGGCCCCGGGCCCCTCGCCCAGCTCCGGCCTCAGCGGAACCGCTTCTCCTCCCACACGTACAGCTTCCCCGCAGGCACCTTCCGGAAAAACAAGCTGTTGCCTCGGTTCATGTTCCCCTGCACGAAGAGGAGAGGAGACGGCTGTCagggtgccctgccctgccctgggcagctTCCCTCTGCCTCTCACCCAGGCCCCAGTCTGCCtggcccttccccacctccagccctcctagccacacagcagggccagcgcttcccAGCCCTTTTATAACCCCCACCCTGAGATGAGTGCCAGGCACGGCTGCCCCACACACGGCGTTGCTGCGCTATGGGGCCGGGGCGAGGCCGGGAAGTACCTCCTTGAGCAGCTGGCTCCAGCAGTCTAACCAGGAGGAGTAGTTGGGTGCGTAGGGGGGGAGGCCACCAGCCAGCCTGcaagagagggggggggggggaaggaaatagCAGTGAGCCATGTCCCATGTGCCCTGGGCCCCGCCTCGCATGGGGACTAGGCCACAAGCCCACCGTGCTCCGGCACAGACACAGCCCTGCTCCGAGCCTGCAAACACAGCTCAAGCTGCTCCCACCACggcctctgcagcagccagtcgCCCGGGGGGCAGCAGCTGGGTCACCCCCTGCCGGCCACCGCAGCCTGttcccagaacctccctggcctcCCCAGCGCCATTTCCTGTCTGAGCCCTTCTGGGCTACGTGGCTTTAACTGGCCCTGAGCCAGGCAGCTCAGTCAGGTCCCAGgatccccagctgccccctgtCCATTCCCCCCTGGCCAGagcttcctgcccctgcccacaaCACTACAGCGGGGCAGACGGGCACCAGGGGAGCAGCCTTTCTCCTGGGCACAGAGCTGACGCTCCCTAGTGAGATGGCCACGGGCAATACTcccgagggggtggggagggctgatTCAGGAGGGCagaactcccccccaccccaccaagtccCAGCAGTACTGCAGGCGGGCAGGGACCGGCTGTCACACCCGAACAGGCCCGGGTCTATTCTGGGAGGCTGCAATCTGTGATTTCGCTCCTGCCAAGTGTGACATGGGAggggaggcgctgcagggccagGGAGCGAAAGAGGCTGCCAAGCGTCTGGGGAAGAGGGGAGCCACAGGAGCCTGCGCGAGGTGCAGGGGGCGAGCTGCGAGCACAGCCAGGACTAGCTCCACCTCAGGCTGTGCAGAGCGCTCTCGCCTGTCGGTGCCAGCTGTTCACATTCCACATCAGCAGCCCATGACGGCAGCTCCGCTCCCCCTCTGAAGTGTTTCTCCCCAGCCCCCGAAGGGCCGGAACATCACCACCCCGGATCAAACCCTATAGGATGTGGGGGCGAGATGCTGCATCTCCCTGCCTCCTGTACAGGAGCTGCTGCGTCCCCTGCTCCTCAGAGGTGGGGCGGACACCCTTGCGTCGCAGGGGGAGGCTGCAGCTGGCTCGGGACAGCGTGCGGGGCACTCACCCGCAGTTGTTAATGGCCATCAGGTTGGAGACGAGCACAAAGGGGTACGTCAGCATACTGGCGAAGAACTGCAGGCACGAGATGGGCCACAGTTAGTAGGGCggggtgctggctccacagcCCACCCGGAGCCCCCCAGCCGCAGGAGCACAATGGAGAGGGAGGGTGTCTTAGTGGGGCCGAGACcatctgtgcagctcccagcacagcagggcactGCTGCAGTCTTCTCCATGTGCTGAGACCCTGGCATTCACCGACTTTCTCCTGGGCAAGGAGGTCTTTGTCCTGCCCTTCCAGAGAGCACATGGTCTGAGCCAGGCAGCAGTGCCTGCTCGGGACAGATACGGGCTGGACGGGTAGGGCAGCGGGCACAACATGCCCAAGGGGAGGGGGCCGGCTGGGCAGAGCcccaggggcggggccaggccaaggTGCACGAGAGGGTGGAGAGCTCACCCACCATGCAGCACCAACTAGTGATTTAGACTCACGTAAGGGCACCAACCTCCCACCCCATGGTTCCCTCAAACTGGCCCCTCCCATCCCAGGGCAGTTCTGTGGGGctacccctgcccccagccctgagagGAGAGTCGGGGTTACACACGCACTCCAGTGACAGCCTGTGAGTAGCTCTTCATCTCGCTCATGGTGgagacctagagagagagagagaaacgcaTTGAACAAGGAGACCCCGcaccctgccacagcccagcccctccaTCCCGACACAGGGGGCTGCCTCTGCCCCAATTCCCCGCACCGCGTCTGCACTCTGGGCTCTGCCAGGGCCTGAAACCCAAACTGCCCCCACTCGGGTCACGGACGCTGCTAGGACAGGCTCCCCGGCCAGGCGCTGGGAGAGTAGCACACAAAGGGGAGCGTAGGCCAGGCCCAGCAGAGATGGGACCTTCCCGGGCTGAGCGGGTCACCCCCCAGACCTCCTGAACTCCGTTTGCCTCCAGGCCCCACACCCTGGGCAGCCACCAGCACAATGCTGCAGGGGCCTACCCCGTTCTCCAGTGCATAGGTATTGATGAGGTAGGCCAGCATGTTACAGAGCCACAGCGACAGCACATCGCCCAGCAGCCGGGGAACGAGCCCCCTGAAAGAAACACAGCAGGTGAGTGAACACAGGGTGCCCccgggcccaggctggcaggagcCTCCTGACATGCTGGACAGGCCCCCGTGTCCCAAGGGCACCCACCCCCGTTCCcacccctgcctcccaggggtgtcCTCCCCCCGTTTTCACCCCCGCAGGGGGTACATGCCCGCCTCCCAAGTGCACCCATCCCTGTCTCACAGGGGTGCCCTCCCCCCGTTCCCAACCCCACAGGATGCACACGCCCACCTCCCAAGGGCACCTGCCCCcgttcccacccccacctcccaggggtgcccacccccattcccacccccgcAAGGTGCACACACCCGCCTCCCaggggctcccactgcctcctgGCCACAGGACTCACCCAAAGAAGCCCAGGATGCCCTCTTCCCGGTAGATGGTGACAAAGGGGCTGAAGATGCCActggaagagagaggagagagacgcTGTCACATGTGGCTCCCAAGGGAAGGGACTGCGGGTTAGCATGTCCCCCTGCCAGCCACCCGTGTGTCAACTCCCCCCACGCCACAccagctccccactgccctggCAGCGCCTGCAGGACACCCGGTCCCAGCCCCTCTCACCGTGCCCTTACCTGTACTTGGTCTCCCTGCCAATGAACTGCACCATGCATCTCAGCGTGATCACTGTGGGTAGAGCAAGACACAACAGGGTCAGCGTAGGGGAGCCAGGCTGCACCCCCGCGACCCCAGTCCTATGGGGTCAGACACGGAGCCTTTGCCCTCTGAACTCAGGGCATCAGCACGGGCTCACAGGCCCCCAGCAGCCAAGGTTAACAGGACGATTCAGCCAGGCGCCTCCTGGCAACGGGCAGAGCTCTGCTGAGGAATGGCTGGGCCTTGAATTGTACCCATCACATTACCTCAGCACTGGTCTCTGTGGGTGGATcccatggagcagggctgggtgtgaGCCCCACCCCACCGCGCCGGACACCTACCGTGGAAGGGATGGGTGACGAGTGTCGCGGCAGAACGAGCAACCATCTCTCGGGAGGTCTGGAACAGACACGGGCCATTAGGTCTCAGCCAGGGCACGTGTGCGGCTGAGAGcaaacagggagggggagggcctGGGGGCGGTAGGAGAGTGGCGGCAGAAGGCGGGGCAGGTGGAAATGCTGGGGGGGGCCGCTCGGGGGCAGCCGAGTCTCAGCGCTCCCAGGCTGCATGCTATGGGAGGTGCCAGGAGCCAGCCCTTGCCACTCTGCACATGGGCAAAGCCAGCACAGCCCTGCGGCTTGGCCCATCGGCGGCTGGATGCCCGGCACTAGGAGCAGCCCAGGCCTCCGCGCCACACGGCCACATGTGCCTGGAGTGCAGCAGGAGGCAGTGCCTGGAGGACACCAGGCTGCCATGCAGTGCCCTGCTGACGACATGTggcgtggggggcaggggcatgcGCCAAGAGGCTGCAGGAAAGGAGGGAAGAGGAGTGATGCCATAGTGCGGGGGTGGAGAGAGGTATAGAGCAATGGGCACCCCAGGGAGCAggtggcagccaggaccctgctAAGGGGGGCAGCGTTTGGAGATGACTCGCTGGGccgagaggagaagggagggctCTAGcagggggacatggggaggcACACTGTGACCCTGGCAGGCCAGACgccagctcttgcccaggctgcaggtgTTGGCTAAGAACTGACAACCTCGTAGCCGGAACCCAGACCAGGTCACCTGTCTGGTAGTTGTGCTCAAGATGGGGATTAGCCTTATAAGAAGGCTTATGTAGAagcttaggactggaagggacctcgagaagtcctCTAGTCCAGGCcccagcactcatggcaggactaagtattatctagaacatccccgacaggtttgtctaacctgctcttaaaaatctccaatgatggagattccacaacctcactaggcaatttattccagtgcttaaccagttaggaagcttttcctaatgtccaacctaagccttCCTgggtgcaatttaagcccattgcttcttgtcctggccTCAGCggttaagaacaattttctccctcctcgtaacaactttttatgtacttgaaaactgttatgtcccccctcagtcttctcttttccaggctaaacaaacccatttttttcaatcttcccccataagtcatgtttttctagatctttaatcatttttgttgctcttctctggactttctccaatttgtccacatctttcctgaaatgtggcgcccaaaacaagacacaatactccagttgaggcttaatcagcgcggaatagagcggaagaattacttctcgtgtcttgcttacgacactcctgttaatacatcccagaatgatgtttgctttttttgcaacagtgttacactgttgactcatatttagcttgtgatccactctgacccccagatccctttccgcagtactccttcctaagcagtcatttcccattttgtatgcgtgcaactgattgttccttcctaagtggagtactttgcatttgtccttattgaatttcatcctatttatttcagaccatttctccatttgtccagatcattttgaattataatcctatcctccaaagcacttgcaacccctcccagcttggtatcgtcagcaaactttataagtgtattctctataccattatctaaatcattgaagatactgaacagaaccggacccagaattgatccctgtgggaccccacttgttatgcccttccagcatgactgtgaaccactgataactactctctgggaacagttttccaaccagttatgcacccatcttatagcaagtagctccatctaggttgcatttccctagtttgtttatgagaaggtcatgagagacagtatcaaaagctttactaaagtcaagatataccacgtctactgcttccccccatccacgaggcttgttaccctatcaaagaaagctatcaggttggtttgacacaatttgttcttgacaaatcaatgctgttacttatcaccttattttcgtctaaatgtttgcaaattggttgcttaattatttgcgccattatctttccagatacagaagttaagctgactggtctggaattccctgggttgtccttattctctttttatagattggctctatatttgcccttttccagtcttccatgacttttcaaagataatcgctaatggctcagatatctcctcagtcagctccttgagtattctaggatgcatttcatcaggccctggtgacttgaagacatctaacttgtctaagtaatttttaacttgttctttccctattttagcttctgatcctacttcatttttactggcattcactttgttagacgtccaatcaccaccaaccttcttggtgaaacccgaaacaaagaagtcattaagcacctctgccatttccacattttctgttattgtttttctcccttcattgagtaacgggcctactctctccttggtcttcctcttggttctaatgtatttgtagaatgttttcttgttacactTTGTGTCTATAACTAGCACTTGATCTCgctttgtgccttggcctttctaattttgcccctgcatacttgtgttatttgtttattttcatcctttgtaatctgacctggtttccactttttgtaggactctttttttgagtttcagattattgaagatctcctggttaagccagtgtggtctcttgccatacttcctatctttcctatgcagggggatagtttgctcttgtgcccttaataatatctctttgaaaaactgccaactgtcttcaattgtttttctccttgcacttgcttcccatgggatcttacctgcaaactcagggagttggtaggtaagactgccttcttgaaatccattgtctttattttgctgttctccctcctaccatttcttagaatcatgatctatcatttcatgatcactttcacccaagctgccttccactttcaaattctcaaccagtttctcccttattgtcaaaatcaaatctaaatcACCCTAATAGCGttctccatcttctgaaataaaaaattgtctccagtacattccaagaacttgttgtaTAATGTCtcattttcccaacagatgtctgagtagtcgAAGTCCCCCCATCgtcaccaagtcctgtgctttggatgattttgttagtttaaaaaaagcctcatccacctcttcttcctcattAGGTGGGTCTGGAGTAGACCTCTACCATGAcaacccttgttttttacccttcatccttacccagagactttcaacaagtctgtctcctatttccatctccacctcagtccaagtgtggaCATTTTTAATacacaaggcaacacctcctccctttttcccctgcctgtaCTTCCTGAGCAATctgtatccttctataccaatattccagtcatgcatattatcccaccaagtctctgtgatgccaactatgtcatagttgtctttatttactagcatttagAGTTCTTCCTGATTATTCCCCATACTTCCTGCATTAATATACAGACatttaagatactgatttgacaccccaccccaccccaattctGTCTTGCCTCTCCCTTATCCCTGGTATACAGCCCATGCGCCTCCCAAATTCCAAAAtgtagtgtttagactctatggaACACTTGTccgttgctgcctgcattaatctacTTGTAGTGTCTGTATTCCAGGCCGCAAGGAAATAGGTACATTTTGCTTTAGAATTCTGAAAACGTTTGCcctgaacttgtgaactcaggcCCAGGAATTGTCCCCCGTCCAACCACAAGGACTAgcaaaatcagatgggccatcaaggaGCATCGCCATACATAGGATTGGTTAATAGCCCTATCGCACCTGGGAAACGCTAGGTGCAAGGAAGCTAGTCCTGTGGGCTTGggagctgaatgaaggaaataagaCAAAGCCACAGGAAAATGCCCCCCTTTTTTAGCTGTTTTAACTCTGAAGGGCCAGGGAgtctaaactgaagccagagatccccagggtctgcccggaaagacactttgaattgttgctcactacaactctgtcattCTTGGGATTCAGACGGTAACTCATTGGTGTgcatgtttgcttgctttaacctgtacaAAACTCTCATTCCtgtttcctagttaataaacctttagatagattattacaggactggctacacctgtctttggtgtaagaccCAGGGTGCCAAGTGATCTTGGCTAAGTGACTGGtcccttgggactggaagcaacctgaatgtggTGTGTTTTTTGGAGTAAATGACCAcgtatcactaagtccagtttgtctgcatGGCAAGACaggctggagagtctaaggggactgtctgtgactccatggtcaGACATTAACAGGGATCCAGGAACTCACATTTGATGAAATCTAATTCTAGCACACATTCCCAGCCTGGGGGGGGCTGCCCCATTTCGGACAGTCTGCCTTGAGGTAGGCACTCGTGGGTGTGAGCCCTCTAGACAGCATGACACACACTTCACCCCAGAGGGATCCAGCTCCATGCAAGCCCCACACGCTGCCCTGGCCGCTAAGTTCCCTTGGGCGTGGGCCTTCACTCACCTCCTTGATGACCTGCTCCAGCGAGGACACGGGCTCCTTGAGGCTGGCCCCAGGCTCCTGGGCAGAGGGAGTGAGAGAGGTTCAAGTAGGAGAGCTCCCCCCTACCCACTCCCCGAAtgacactgccccctcccacagggGCAGCATGGAGATCAGAAGGACTTGCCTTGGTCCCCTTTGTTATTCGATATTCCCAGTGCAGTAGCACCTAAACGCTAGCCAGGCCAGGCCCACCCTGCAGCCCGCTGGGTCCATATGCCCAGgccacgccccccctcccccccgaacacACCAGGCTTTGCATGGGTGGACATCTCCCAACCCCTTGTGCTCCTGACAGGGCACGTTCCTaccatctcccctctccccagggcagggcagaccTTGGAGAGGTGCCTACAAGGGAAAAGACCCAGAAACCAGCTCCAA is a genomic window of Malaclemys terrapin pileata isolate rMalTer1 chromosome 4, rMalTer1.hap1, whole genome shotgun sequence containing:
- the MTCH2 gene encoding mitochondrial carrier homolog 2 isoform X2 → MADAASQVLLGSGLTALSQPLMYVKVLVQVGYEPLPPTLGRNMFGRQVYQLPGLFAYAKHIMKIDGRAGLFKGLTPRLCSGAIGTIVHSQVLQRYQEADQEEEPGASLKEPVSSLEQVIKETSREMVARSAATLVTHPFHVITLRCMVQFIGRETKYSGIFSPFVTIYREEGILGFFGGLVPRLLGDVLSLWLCNMLAYLINTYALENGVSTMSEMKSYSQAVTGFFASMLTYPFVLVSNLMAINNCGLAGGLPPYAPNYSSWLDCWSQLLKEGNMNRGNSLFFRKVPAGKLYVWEEKRFR
- the MTCH2 gene encoding mitochondrial carrier homolog 2 isoform X1 gives rise to the protein MFGRQVYQLPGLFAYAKHIMKIDGRAGLFKGLTPRLCSGAIGTIVHSQVLQRYQEADQEEEPGASLKEPVSSLEQVIKETSREMVARSAATLVTHPFHVITLRCMVQFIGRETKYSGIFSPFVTIYREEGILGFFGGLVPRLLGDVLSLWLCNMLAYLINTYALENGVSTMSEMKSYSQAVTGFFASMLTYPFVLVSNLMAINNCGLAGGLPPYAPNYSSWLDCWSQLLKEGNMNRGNSLFFRKVPAGKLYVWEEKRFR